One part of the Sorangiineae bacterium MSr11954 genome encodes these proteins:
- a CDS encoding arginase family protein, giving the protein MTNSFGARPYAIIEAPSILGLRPSGVETLPERLLSHGLAERIHARRAARLDTPPFESVRDPETHTLNARAIADWSPRLADAVEKVIEAGEFPVVLGGDCSIVLGSTLALKRRGRFGLLFIDGHADFYQPEASPTGEAADMDLAFATGYGPELLTDLEGRGPLVRDEDVVAFGFRDAEDQVRYGSQPLPAVLRAFPLETVRQLGIEGAARAAVNHVARKELDGFFVHIDADCLNDAIMPAVEYRMPDGLAWDELKTVLEVALASGRCVGLEIAIYNPTLDGDGSAGRGLANVLVEALNA; this is encoded by the coding sequence ATGACGAATTCATTCGGCGCGCGGCCTTATGCCATCATCGAAGCCCCCTCGATCTTAGGCTTGAGGCCCTCGGGGGTGGAGACATTGCCCGAGCGTCTTTTGTCGCATGGTCTCGCGGAGCGAATCCACGCGCGGCGGGCAGCTCGGCTCGATACCCCGCCCTTCGAATCGGTGCGCGATCCCGAGACGCACACCCTGAACGCTCGAGCCATCGCGGACTGGAGCCCCCGGCTCGCTGATGCCGTCGAAAAGGTGATCGAGGCTGGCGAGTTTCCGGTGGTGCTTGGCGGGGATTGCTCCATCGTGCTCGGATCGACCTTGGCGCTCAAGCGACGAGGTCGTTTTGGGCTTTTGTTCATCGATGGCCACGCGGACTTTTATCAACCCGAGGCGAGCCCCACGGGGGAAGCCGCGGATATGGATTTGGCATTCGCCACCGGATATGGACCCGAGCTCCTGACGGATCTCGAAGGGCGAGGGCCCTTGGTGCGCGATGAAGACGTCGTCGCCTTCGGGTTCCGCGATGCCGAAGATCAAGTGCGCTACGGCAGCCAGCCGCTCCCGGCCGTCCTTCGCGCATTCCCGCTCGAAACCGTGCGCCAGCTCGGGATCGAAGGCGCCGCGCGAGCGGCTGTCAATCACGTCGCGCGCAAGGAGCTCGACGGCTTCTTCGTTCATATCGACGCCGACTGTTTGAATGACGCCATCATGCCGGCCGTCGAATATCGGATGCCGGATGGGCTCGCGTGGGACGAGCTGAAAACGGTGCTCGAAGTGGCCCTGGCGAGCGGCCGTTGCGTGGGGTTGGAGATCGCGATTTACAATCCGACGTTGGATGGTGACGGCTCCGCGGGCCGCGGTCTCGCGAATGTGCTCGTCGAGGCGCTGAATGCGTAA
- a CDS encoding ATP-binding protein, protein MKVLRAAGVRVRVTFAVTALFGIALVMGALLLVRAVEHTVMHSIEEQHAMHLRALRAQVERGVPLDALLAPPGSPNVTFEVRRPESDPSAPQVLYAIPPLRALPAHPALPPSPTPPTLPPGAADVDWSVTRLPTISPREGRLMLVAASPLDDIRQSVDALRRVLWAAIPALVAAIALGAWWVTGRALSPVRAMTQRVASIHGSTLHERLHVPASGDEIAELAQTMNSMLDRLEQAARRQREFVSDASHELRSPVASIRTQLEVALLHPDPSRWPAVARDVLEEDARLEKLVASLLLLARLDETTTVAQGEVDLDDLVLEHAARPWRLPVDVQRVQAVRLVGDRPQLACVVRNLIENAVRHGKTRVAIATSAGRRTIRLTVDDDGAGIPEAHRTRVFERFTRLEEGRSRDAGGAGLGLSMVQRIVELHGGSVHVECSPLGGARIAVAFPISVPATRTTHELHHHA, encoded by the coding sequence GTGAAGGTGCTGCGCGCGGCGGGCGTTCGCGTTCGCGTGACATTCGCGGTCACGGCCCTCTTCGGCATCGCCCTGGTGATGGGCGCGCTGCTCTTGGTGCGCGCGGTGGAGCACACCGTGATGCACTCCATCGAGGAGCAGCATGCCATGCACCTTCGAGCGCTGCGCGCGCAGGTCGAGCGCGGCGTGCCGCTCGATGCGCTCCTGGCTCCCCCGGGCTCGCCCAACGTGACGTTCGAGGTGCGCAGGCCCGAGAGCGATCCATCGGCGCCGCAGGTGCTCTACGCCATCCCGCCGCTCCGTGCCCTCCCCGCGCACCCGGCGCTCCCTCCATCGCCGACGCCCCCCACACTCCCCCCGGGCGCGGCCGACGTGGACTGGAGCGTGACGCGGCTGCCCACCATTTCGCCGCGCGAAGGGCGCTTGATGCTGGTGGCGGCCAGCCCGCTCGACGACATTCGCCAGAGCGTCGATGCGCTGCGGCGGGTGCTGTGGGCGGCGATCCCCGCGCTGGTGGCGGCCATTGCGCTGGGCGCGTGGTGGGTGACGGGCCGCGCGCTCTCGCCGGTGCGCGCGATGACCCAGCGGGTCGCATCCATCCACGGCAGCACGCTCCACGAGCGCCTGCACGTGCCGGCCTCCGGCGACGAGATCGCCGAGCTCGCGCAGACCATGAACTCGATGCTCGACCGCCTCGAGCAAGCGGCGCGGCGGCAGCGGGAGTTCGTCTCCGATGCATCGCACGAGCTGCGCAGCCCCGTGGCGAGCATCCGCACGCAGCTCGAGGTCGCCCTCTTGCACCCCGATCCTTCGCGCTGGCCCGCCGTCGCGCGCGACGTGCTCGAGGAAGACGCTCGCCTGGAGAAGCTCGTCGCCTCGCTGCTGCTGCTGGCGCGCCTCGACGAGACCACCACCGTGGCGCAGGGCGAGGTCGACCTCGACGATCTCGTGCTCGAGCACGCGGCCCGGCCATGGCGTTTGCCGGTGGACGTGCAGCGCGTGCAGGCCGTGCGCCTCGTAGGCGATCGGCCGCAGCTCGCGTGCGTGGTGCGCAATTTGATCGAGAACGCCGTCCGGCATGGCAAAACGCGCGTCGCCATCGCCACCTCCGCGGGAAGGCGCACCATCCGCCTCACGGTCGATGACGATGGCGCAGGCATTCCCGAGGCGCACCGCACCCGCGTCTTCGAGCGCTTTACCCGCCTCGAAGAAGGTCGCAGCCGCGATGCCGGGGGTGCGGGCCTAGGGCTCTCCATGGTGCAGCGCATCGTCGAGCTCCATGGCGGCTCGGTGCACGTCGAATGCAGCCCTCTCGGCGGGGCTCGGATCGCGGTTGCGTTCCCGATATCCGTTCCCGCGACGCGCACGACGCACGAGCTTCACCATCACGCGTAG
- a CDS encoding Hint domain-containing protein yields MSLHASNRLQRALAPVWMRLFRDRRGVSAVEYALLLGAILIAVAVGYRTLGGNNALTAKNATAVLMGGGGGTGSSGSEVPGSGGTNGNGTPNDPGSACPGGVCSAPGSCFVAGTPVATPSGDRPIESLAPGDLVFARGELDDAVTVRPVLTTYVRPAPALVDVHLANVDGEHEVVRSTPEHLYFTQIRAWTAAGDLAPGETLIDRAGREVRVTKVVSVAQEAAVYNFEVGVDHTYFVGRSAVWVHNPPGCEEGNPPQTGPVPPTTPATTQADKENRIKDSVTNPDGSLIGKEDSTGVRLVPKETIQDVRANLTRDLGPPKVTTTPKGTIETWTISTDPKSTVTYRSFSSSGGMDDPTIDFNNVNGLGNFKRLHAEKTP; encoded by the coding sequence ATGAGCTTGCATGCTTCGAATCGCTTGCAGCGGGCGCTCGCGCCCGTCTGGATGCGTCTCTTTCGGGATCGGCGCGGCGTCTCGGCGGTCGAGTACGCGCTTCTCCTGGGTGCGATTTTAATCGCGGTGGCGGTGGGCTACCGCACCCTTGGAGGCAACAACGCGCTCACGGCGAAGAACGCCACCGCCGTCCTCATGGGCGGTGGCGGCGGGACCGGCAGCAGCGGGAGCGAGGTCCCCGGTTCGGGAGGAACCAACGGCAACGGAACGCCGAACGATCCGGGCTCGGCGTGTCCCGGCGGGGTGTGCAGCGCGCCGGGCAGCTGCTTCGTGGCAGGAACCCCGGTGGCCACGCCCTCGGGCGATCGGCCGATCGAGAGCCTCGCGCCCGGCGATCTCGTGTTCGCGCGCGGGGAGCTCGACGACGCCGTCACGGTGCGCCCCGTTCTGACCACGTACGTGCGGCCTGCGCCGGCGCTCGTGGACGTGCACCTCGCGAATGTCGACGGCGAGCACGAGGTGGTGCGTTCGACGCCGGAGCATTTGTACTTTACACAGATTCGGGCTTGGACCGCGGCGGGCGATCTGGCGCCGGGGGAAACGCTGATCGATCGCGCGGGGCGCGAAGTTCGCGTGACCAAGGTCGTGTCCGTGGCGCAGGAAGCTGCGGTTTACAACTTCGAAGTTGGCGTCGATCATACGTATTTCGTCGGTCGCAGCGCGGTGTGGGTGCACAACCCGCCCGGGTGCGAGGAAGGGAACCCGCCCCAAACGGGCCCCGTGCCGCCGACCACTCCGGCGACGACCCAGGCCGACAAAGAAAACCGGATCAAGGACTCGGTCACCAACCCGGACGGGAGCCTCATCGGAAAAGAGGACTCCACCGGCGTGCGCCTGGTGCCGAAGGAGACGATTCAAGACGTTCGCGCCAACCTCACGCGGGATCTCGGTCCGCCCAAGGTGACGACCACACCCAAGGGGACCATCGAAACATGGACGATTTCGACCGACCCCAAGTCCACGGTCACGTATCGTTCGTTCAGCAGCTCCGGGGGCATGGACGATCCCACGATTGACTTCAACAACGTAAACGGCCTCGGCAACTTCAAACGATTGCACGCCGAAAAGACCCCCTGA
- a CDS encoding DMT family transporter: protein MTVQSNDVNFMVAAEDRMNGKALAAVAVTVLLWASSFVAIRSAGAHFAPGALALGRLLVGAAALGALCVVRGEGWPPRAAWPGIAGSGILWFGLYMLALNAAEHEVDAGTAAMIVNTGPVGIALLGGWLLREGFPRRLLAGMAVSFAGAIVVGISMSDHGRSSIFGVLLCVFAAVSYAAGVICQKPALRHASALQVTTFGCMVGAICCLPFAGSLLSQIGRAPLSATCNMIYLGIFPTAVAFTTWAYALARTTAGRLGATTYIVPALVVVMSWAVLGEVPRALAFAGGLLCLAGVVVSRGRGTKRARVTTQR, encoded by the coding sequence ATGACCGTGCAGAGCAATGACGTGAATTTCATGGTGGCCGCCGAAGATCGGATGAACGGAAAGGCCCTGGCGGCGGTGGCGGTGACCGTGCTGCTCTGGGCATCGTCCTTCGTCGCCATTCGCAGCGCGGGAGCGCACTTTGCTCCGGGCGCGCTCGCGCTCGGGCGCTTGCTCGTAGGGGCGGCGGCGCTCGGTGCGCTGTGCGTGGTGCGCGGCGAGGGATGGCCCCCGCGCGCGGCGTGGCCGGGCATCGCGGGCTCCGGCATTTTGTGGTTTGGATTGTACATGCTCGCCCTCAATGCGGCGGAGCACGAGGTGGACGCTGGGACGGCGGCCATGATCGTCAACACCGGCCCCGTCGGGATCGCGCTCCTCGGCGGATGGTTGCTCCGCGAAGGGTTCCCGCGCCGCTTGCTCGCGGGAATGGCCGTGTCGTTCGCGGGCGCGATCGTCGTGGGCATTTCCATGTCCGACCACGGCCGATCCTCGATCTTCGGCGTGCTCTTGTGCGTCTTCGCGGCCGTGTCCTATGCGGCGGGAGTCATCTGTCAAAAGCCGGCGCTGCGGCACGCCTCCGCGCTGCAGGTCACCACCTTCGGGTGCATGGTCGGCGCGATATGTTGTCTCCCCTTCGCCGGCTCGTTGCTATCCCAAATCGGACGCGCGCCCCTCTCGGCCACCTGCAACATGATTTACCTCGGGATCTTTCCAACGGCGGTCGCGTTCACCACCTGGGCTTATGCGCTCGCACGCACCACCGCCGGGCGCTTGGGTGCGACGACGTACATCGTCCCGGCGTTGGTGGTGGTGATGTCCTGGGCAGTGCTCGGCGAGGTTCCGCGCGCGCTCGCCTTCGCCGGCGGCCTTTTGTGCCTCGCCGGCGTCGTCGTCTCCCGCGGACGCGGGACCAAGCGCGCGCGCGTCACGACACAGCGCTAG
- a CDS encoding esterase-like activity of phytase family protein, translated as MMRFRRTAIGLLALSFLVAACAADDGKMGAPGAPGKDGAPGKDGAPGKDGAPGKDGAPGKDGAKAKVDKWGVSESDPPGLVGRAVLPAATFAPGPPSGEITGGFWASQPVQGFSSLVDLGDGSFYSLVDNGFGAIENSADALLRIYRVRPSFKTSSGGSGGVDVLSYLELRDPDKKVKFTIVNQFTQTRLLTGADFDLESLRVAADGTLWIGDEFGPFLLHFDSSGKLLDPPYPLPDPQTPGQFVRSPQNPWLEEASAIRVMNAAKAHGRAHGVKKTPVFSPWHVHVVDADPSGNRGFNTQRDNFANPNKPGPNGDTGLVAANDEIVRLTKSPGSFPSIQAAGYPVVAWTVNDAARMKELLELGVNGIISDRPDVLYATIAAYDANKDGKPGDYLDPNGLIDPAKVDAQAHRGGRDLRPENTIPAYEAGLDNLVTTLEMDCGLTADNVPVMYHDRDFRGALPGEPKKSRRKSGGALPVHIEDVTFADIQGADPILNDGVIRGGVQSNDPALSPVSRAYWATKRSPDDGIYVMPSLEQVFDFVDFYVAYYKTGAGKSDPNAAKRWKNAARVRFNVETKLDPRQPDTTKGPGEFVSAIGNLIAHRGLEDRADIQSFDFRTLLQVQERFPYIRTVYLFGDFSICPTGLDAGGKSYCDDGTNFQPLDINAPVTEALEDTNNTPWMAGMYWPYRRTTLDYAVRAQTSGGFEGLAISPDGKKIYPLLEKTLTGDPAGQLLIHEFDTVARRYTGTRFTYPQSARGEAIGEFILFGDKKGIVIERDNTQGDIKGWKRLFQVELPAGTTGAVTKTELLDLNAIPDTLLLSSGTGLAGDVGLGNPFAFPFQTIESVLVLGPRLLAVTNDNNYPGSIGRHKGLGLPDDNEFILIKLERNLY; from the coding sequence ATGATGCGATTTCGTCGGACGGCCATTGGACTGTTGGCTCTTTCGTTCCTCGTGGCCGCATGCGCGGCCGATGACGGAAAAATGGGTGCGCCGGGCGCCCCTGGGAAAGATGGCGCCCCTGGCAAAGACGGCGCGCCAGGGAAAGACGGTGCGCCCGGGAAAGACGGCGCCCCCGGAAAGGACGGCGCGAAGGCCAAGGTCGATAAATGGGGCGTCTCGGAGAGCGATCCGCCGGGGCTGGTGGGGCGCGCCGTGCTCCCCGCCGCGACCTTTGCGCCTGGCCCGCCGTCGGGCGAAATCACGGGCGGATTTTGGGCCTCGCAGCCCGTGCAAGGCTTCTCGTCCTTGGTCGATCTGGGCGACGGCTCGTTTTACTCGCTCGTCGACAATGGGTTTGGCGCGATTGAAAACTCCGCCGACGCGCTGCTGCGCATCTATCGGGTTCGCCCTTCGTTCAAGACCAGCAGCGGCGGCAGCGGCGGGGTCGACGTGCTCAGCTACCTCGAGCTCCGCGATCCGGACAAGAAGGTGAAGTTCACCATCGTGAACCAATTCACGCAGACGCGCCTGCTGACCGGCGCCGACTTCGATCTGGAGTCGCTCCGGGTGGCCGCCGACGGCACCCTCTGGATCGGCGACGAGTTCGGGCCGTTCTTGCTCCACTTCGACTCGTCCGGCAAGCTGCTCGATCCGCCGTACCCGCTCCCGGATCCGCAGACCCCGGGACAGTTCGTGCGCTCGCCGCAAAACCCCTGGTTGGAAGAGGCCTCCGCCATTCGCGTGATGAACGCCGCCAAGGCGCATGGCCGCGCGCACGGCGTGAAGAAGACGCCCGTGTTCTCCCCGTGGCACGTGCACGTGGTCGACGCGGATCCCTCCGGCAACCGCGGCTTCAACACCCAGCGCGACAACTTTGCGAACCCCAACAAGCCGGGCCCCAACGGCGACACCGGCCTGGTGGCCGCCAACGATGAAATCGTGCGCCTCACCAAGAGCCCCGGCTCGTTCCCCAGCATCCAAGCCGCCGGCTACCCGGTGGTGGCGTGGACGGTGAACGATGCGGCGCGCATGAAGGAGCTGCTCGAGCTGGGCGTGAACGGCATCATCTCCGATCGCCCCGACGTCCTCTATGCCACCATCGCCGCGTACGACGCCAACAAAGACGGCAAGCCCGGCGACTACCTCGACCCGAACGGCCTCATCGATCCCGCGAAGGTCGACGCCCAAGCGCACCGCGGCGGGCGCGATCTCCGGCCGGAGAACACCATCCCCGCCTACGAGGCGGGCCTCGACAACTTGGTCACCACCTTGGAGATGGATTGCGGCCTCACCGCGGACAACGTCCCCGTGATGTACCATGACCGCGACTTCCGAGGCGCCCTGCCCGGCGAGCCGAAGAAGTCCCGCCGCAAGAGCGGCGGCGCGCTGCCCGTCCACATCGAGGACGTCACCTTCGCCGACATCCAAGGCGCCGACCCCATCCTCAACGACGGCGTCATCCGCGGCGGGGTTCAGTCGAACGATCCGGCGCTCTCGCCGGTGTCGCGCGCGTATTGGGCCACGAAGAGATCTCCGGACGACGGGATCTACGTCATGCCCAGCTTGGAGCAGGTGTTCGACTTCGTGGACTTCTATGTCGCGTACTACAAGACCGGCGCGGGCAAATCGGACCCGAACGCCGCCAAGCGCTGGAAGAACGCGGCGCGCGTGCGCTTCAACGTCGAGACGAAGCTCGATCCGCGCCAGCCCGACACCACCAAGGGGCCCGGCGAGTTCGTGAGCGCCATTGGCAACTTGATTGCTCATCGCGGGCTCGAGGATCGCGCCGATATCCAGAGCTTCGATTTTCGCACCTTGCTCCAGGTGCAAGAGCGCTTTCCGTACATTCGCACCGTGTACTTGTTCGGCGACTTCTCGATTTGCCCCACCGGCCTCGACGCGGGCGGGAAATCGTACTGCGACGACGGCACCAACTTTCAGCCCCTCGACATCAACGCCCCCGTCACCGAGGCCCTCGAGGACACGAACAATACGCCTTGGATGGCCGGCATGTATTGGCCTTACCGCCGCACCACCCTCGATTACGCGGTTCGCGCGCAGACCAGCGGCGGCTTCGAAGGGCTCGCCATCTCGCCCGACGGCAAGAAGATTTATCCATTGCTGGAGAAGACGCTCACCGGCGATCCCGCGGGCCAGCTGCTCATCCATGAGTTCGATACGGTGGCCCGTCGCTACACCGGAACGCGGTTTACGTATCCGCAGTCTGCGCGCGGCGAAGCCATTGGTGAATTCATCTTGTTCGGCGACAAGAAGGGGATCGTCATCGAGCGCGACAACACGCAAGGCGATATCAAAGGCTGGAAACGGCTCTTCCAGGTCGAGCTGCCCGCTGGAACCACCGGGGCGGTCACCAAGACGGAGCTCCTCGACTTGAATGCTATTCCCGATACCTTGCTGCTCTCGTCGGGAACCGGCCTCGCAGGTGATGTGGGCTTGGGCAATCCTTTCGCGTTCCCCTTCCAGACCATCGAGAGCGTCCTCGTGCTGGGTCCGCGCCTCTTGGCCGTGACCAACGACAACAACTACCCGGGCAGCATCGGACGCCACAAAGGTTTGGGCCTGCCCGACGACAATGAGTTCATTCTGATCAAGCTCGAGCGCAATCTGTATTGA
- a CDS encoding response regulator transcription factor, with the protein MRILIVEDEVRLADALAAGLRAEGFSVDVARDGSDGLERAREGTFAAIVLDLLLPGMNGYEICETLRAEQIWTPILMLTAKDGEYDEAEALDTGADDFLSKPFSYVVLVARLRALIRRGSVARPAKLSVGDLTLDPATREVCRGEQPIALTPREFALVESLMRRSGEVITKQQLLADVWGEEFGGDPNLVEVYVRYVRRKVDEPFGRQTLRTVRGVGYRLVADGAGGRAGDGS; encoded by the coding sequence ATGCGCATACTCATTGTCGAAGACGAAGTGCGCCTCGCCGATGCGCTGGCGGCCGGGCTTCGCGCGGAGGGATTCTCGGTGGACGTCGCGCGCGATGGCTCGGACGGGCTCGAGCGCGCGCGCGAGGGAACGTTTGCCGCCATCGTGCTCGATTTGCTGCTGCCCGGGATGAACGGCTACGAGATCTGCGAGACCTTGCGCGCCGAGCAGATCTGGACCCCCATTCTGATGCTCACCGCCAAAGACGGCGAGTACGACGAGGCCGAGGCGCTCGACACGGGCGCCGACGATTTCTTGTCCAAGCCGTTCTCCTATGTGGTGCTGGTGGCGCGGCTGCGCGCGCTCATCCGTCGAGGCTCGGTCGCGCGCCCCGCCAAGCTGTCGGTGGGCGACTTGACCCTGGATCCAGCCACACGCGAAGTGTGCCGCGGCGAGCAGCCGATCGCGCTCACGCCGCGCGAGTTTGCGCTCGTCGAGTCGCTCATGCGCCGCTCGGGTGAGGTGATCACCAAGCAGCAGCTCCTCGCCGACGTGTGGGGCGAAGAGTTTGGCGGCGATCCCAACTTGGTCGAGGTCTATGTGCGCTATGTGCGGCGAAAGGTCGACGAGCCCTTTGGTCGCCAAACCCTGCGCACGGTGCGGGGCGTGGGCTACCGCTTGGTGGCCGACGGCGCGGGCGGGCGCGCGGGGGACGGATCGTGA
- a CDS encoding aminoglycoside 3'-phosphotransferase — translation MTAGPPPSNEPIPARVLALAAGRPLRCVWRNELGGLTYEVGTLADRVFVKWSPATAGIDLAREIARLRWAAAFTVVPRVLDQGADASGTWMVTAPLEGESAVSERWTANPAKAVVAIGEGLRRLHDALPVDTCPFSWSREARYDAICRAAAAGKIDPSRWHPSHRSLSVDEALKRLAVAPPIDRLVVCHGDTCAPNTLLAEDGRFTGHVDLGALGVADRWADLAIATWSTQWNYGPGWEEPLLEAYGITADPERIAYYRLLADLDQEEP, via the coding sequence ATGACTGCCGGACCGCCCCCCTCGAACGAGCCCATTCCTGCACGCGTCCTGGCGCTGGCCGCGGGGCGACCGCTGCGCTGCGTTTGGCGAAACGAGTTGGGCGGGCTCACGTACGAGGTCGGGACCTTGGCCGATCGCGTCTTCGTCAAGTGGTCACCGGCGACCGCCGGCATCGACCTCGCGCGCGAGATCGCGCGTCTGCGCTGGGCGGCAGCGTTTACGGTGGTTCCGAGGGTGCTCGATCAAGGAGCCGATGCCAGCGGTACATGGATGGTCACGGCGCCCCTCGAAGGGGAGAGCGCCGTCTCGGAGCGATGGACGGCGAACCCTGCAAAGGCCGTCGTGGCCATCGGCGAGGGACTTCGAAGGCTGCACGATGCGCTACCCGTCGACACGTGTCCTTTTTCATGGTCGCGCGAAGCTCGATACGATGCGATTTGCCGGGCCGCGGCCGCCGGGAAGATCGATCCTTCGCGATGGCACCCGAGCCATCGTTCGCTCTCCGTCGACGAAGCGTTGAAGCGGCTGGCCGTTGCGCCACCGATCGATCGGCTCGTCGTGTGCCACGGTGACACGTGCGCGCCCAACACCTTGCTGGCCGAGGATGGTCGCTTCACCGGCCACGTCGATCTCGGCGCGCTGGGGGTGGCCGATCGCTGGGCCGATCTGGCGATTGCCACCTGGAGCACGCAATGGAACTACGGACCGGGGTGGGAGGAGCCGCTCCTCGAGGCGTATGGGATTACCGCCGACCCCGAGCGGATTGCTTATTATCGGCTCCTCGCGGATCTGGATCAAGAAGAGCCTTGA